From the Roseibium salinum genome, one window contains:
- a CDS encoding PHA/PHB synthase family protein: protein MADDRQHPMLQYIINNPEAFAQNLAKTLEQAGKALAAYIEPREQGKIPRDSTDELTGVVKTLAQVGEYWMSDPQRAVEAQSRLWNGYITLWNSSLKRMMGEPAEPAVQTPEKDRRFADPDWEGNQYFDFIKQLYLITSKWAEDMVLDAQGLDEHTRHKAEFYVKQIANAVSPSNFVLTNPELLRLTLESNGENLVKGMQHLAEDLKTGQGELKIRQTDPSKFKLGENLATTPGKVIAQNDICQIIQYTPTTEKVLKRPLLIVPPWINKFYILDLNPEKSFIKWAVDQGHTVFIISWVNPDKRQAQKSFEHYMKEGILHALDVIKRATRQEEVNTIGYCVGGTLLAVTLAYLARIGDERIKTATFFTTQVDFTLAGDLKVFVDEDQIAILEKRMAEYGYLDGSKMSSAFNMLRSNDLIWTYVINNYLKGQEPFPFDLLYWNSDSTRMPAANHSFYLRNCYLDNKLSKGEMEIAGETLDLSEVTIPIFNLATREDHIAPPKSVFLGSGCFGGPVEYVLSGSGHIAGVVNPPAKNKYQYWTGREPKGTLENWLKNAEEHPGSWWPYWDQWIRSQDDTLAKARKPGANRVKILEDAPGSYVMQKV from the coding sequence AGTATATAATCAATAATCCGGAAGCCTTTGCCCAAAACCTGGCCAAAACGCTGGAGCAGGCCGGAAAAGCTCTGGCCGCTTACATCGAGCCCCGCGAACAAGGCAAGATCCCCCGCGATTCGACCGACGAGCTGACGGGCGTCGTCAAGACACTCGCCCAGGTGGGTGAGTACTGGATGTCCGATCCCCAGCGGGCCGTCGAAGCCCAGTCCAGGCTGTGGAACGGCTACATCACCCTTTGGAATTCATCGCTCAAACGCATGATGGGCGAACCGGCGGAGCCAGCCGTCCAGACACCGGAAAAGGACCGACGCTTCGCGGATCCCGACTGGGAAGGCAATCAGTATTTCGACTTCATCAAGCAGCTCTATCTCATCACCAGCAAATGGGCCGAGGACATGGTCCTCGATGCCCAGGGGCTTGATGAGCATACCCGCCACAAGGCGGAATTCTACGTCAAGCAGATCGCCAATGCCGTTTCGCCTTCCAATTTCGTGCTCACCAATCCGGAACTGCTGCGCCTCACCCTGGAAAGCAATGGCGAAAACCTCGTCAAGGGAATGCAGCATCTGGCCGAAGACCTGAAAACGGGACAAGGCGAGTTGAAGATCCGGCAGACCGACCCGTCCAAATTCAAGCTCGGCGAAAACCTCGCCACCACGCCCGGCAAGGTGATCGCGCAGAATGATATCTGCCAGATCATCCAATACACGCCGACGACGGAAAAGGTGCTCAAGCGGCCGCTCCTGATCGTGCCGCCCTGGATCAACAAGTTCTACATTCTCGACCTCAATCCGGAGAAATCCTTCATCAAATGGGCCGTCGACCAGGGGCATACCGTGTTCATTATCTCCTGGGTCAATCCGGATAAGCGGCAGGCCCAGAAGAGCTTTGAGCATTACATGAAGGAGGGCATTCTCCACGCCCTCGACGTCATCAAGCGCGCCACCCGGCAGGAGGAAGTGAACACCATCGGCTATTGTGTCGGCGGAACGCTGCTGGCGGTGACGCTGGCTTATCTGGCCCGTATCGGCGACGAGCGGATCAAGACCGCGACCTTCTTCACCACCCAGGTCGACTTCACCCTCGCAGGCGATCTCAAGGTCTTCGTCGATGAAGATCAGATCGCCATTCTGGAAAAGCGGATGGCGGAGTACGGCTATCTCGATGGCTCGAAGATGTCTTCGGCCTTCAATATGCTCCGGTCGAACGACCTGATCTGGACCTATGTGATCAACAACTACCTCAAGGGCCAGGAACCGTTCCCCTTCGACCTGCTGTACTGGAATTCCGATTCCACCCGCATGCCGGCGGCGAACCACTCGTTCTATCTGCGCAACTGTTATCTGGATAACAAACTGTCCAAGGGCGAGATGGAGATTGCCGGTGAAACGCTGGACCTTTCCGAGGTGACGATCCCGATCTTCAATCTTGCCACCCGGGAAGACCATATTGCCCCGCCCAAGTCGGTTTTCCTCGGCTCGGGCTGTTTCGGCGGTCCGGTGGAATACGTCCTGTCCGGCTCAGGCCATATTGCCGGTGTTGTCAACCCGCCGGCAAAGAACAAGTACCAGTACTGGACCGGCAGGGAGCCCAAGGGCACACTTGAAAACTGGCTCAAGAATGCGGAAGAACATCCCGGCTCCTGGTGGCCATACTGGGATCAGTGGATCCGCTCCCAGGATGACACGCTGGCCAAGGCCCGCAAGCCCGGTGCGAACCGGGTGAAAATCCTCGAGGATGCGCCCGGCTCCTACGTGATGCAGAAGGTGTAG
- a CDS encoding DUF6653 family protein gives MGANTRLLFASGGAGKPTKPAATYTRLIAPGLLTAALWTHIWLGVTGSVLVTMAAVLVLVSISRLPVASAHRNGWATLVGFGERIWLNRLAIPIPPQINHRLIVLYLVIWTGNLAALLGALTALPLLSATGLLVAYTAQSVSYQTLIQLYRVMQDKDPLYRFWTARTANDNKPAGSARKRA, from the coding sequence TTGGGTGCCAACACGCGCCTGTTGTTTGCAAGCGGTGGTGCCGGCAAACCGACAAAACCCGCAGCAACTTACACAAGGCTTATTGCGCCAGGCCTGCTTACGGCAGCCCTGTGGACGCATATCTGGCTCGGTGTAACCGGTTCGGTCCTGGTGACCATGGCAGCAGTGCTTGTCCTTGTGTCGATTTCCCGGCTTCCCGTGGCATCTGCGCACCGGAACGGCTGGGCTACACTCGTCGGATTCGGAGAACGGATCTGGCTGAACAGACTGGCCATTCCAATTCCGCCCCAGATCAACCACCGCCTGATCGTGCTTTATCTGGTGATCTGGACCGGAAACCTTGCCGCGCTCCTTGGCGCACTTACGGCTTTACCCCTCCTCTCGGCAACGGGCCTTCTGGTTGCGTATACCGCACAGAGCGTCAGCTATCAGACGCTCATTCAGCTCTATCGGGTCATGCAGGACAAGGATCCGCTTTACCGGTTCTGGACGGCACGCACGGCCAACGACAACAAGCCCGCCGGATCCGCACGCAAGCGAGCTTAG
- the rpsI gene encoding 30S ribosomal protein S9: MAELQSLEELGGAVETAAPEAPVHVQKLDSQGRAYATGKRKDAVARVWIKPGTGKIVVNKKDYTEYFARPVLQMILRQPVMLTNRTGQYDIIATVTGGGLSGQAGAVRHGVSKALTYYEPELRAVLKKNGFLTRDSRVVERKKFGKRKARRSFQFSKR; this comes from the coding sequence ATGGCTGAGCTGCAATCCCTGGAAGAACTGGGCGGCGCGGTCGAAACCGCAGCCCCCGAAGCTCCGGTCCATGTCCAGAAACTGGACTCCCAGGGCCGGGCCTACGCAACCGGAAAACGTAAGGACGCGGTTGCCCGCGTGTGGATCAAGCCGGGCACCGGCAAGATCGTCGTCAACAAGAAGGACTACACCGAGTATTTCGCTCGTCCGGTTCTTCAGATGATTCTTCGTCAGCCGGTCATGCTGACCAATCGTACCGGCCAGTATGACATCATCGCAACCGTCACCGGTGGCGGCCTGTCCGGTCAGGCCGGTGCCGTGCGTCATGGCGTGTCCAAGGCTCTGACCTACTATGAGCCGGAACTGCGCGCAGTTCTGAAGAAGAACGGCTTCCTGACCCGTGATAGCCGCGTTGTCGAACGTAAGAAGTTCGGTAAGCGCAAGGCCCGCCGGTCGTTCCAGTTCTCCAAGCGTTAA
- a CDS encoding EAL domain-containing protein, which translates to MASELDRLNDLAQLRAGDELCLTGDWLQTLVDEVSDYIFVKDRNSRFVMANRQVAIDMGLDDFSELLGKSDLELHPQEVSAGFISVEAEVMTTGVAKIDLEEFVILPNGKRKWFSSSKFPVTNGNNEIVGLVGICRDITERKRAEMLQQGHNRVLQEIASGLPLLDVLNTLVLTIESQMDGVMGSVMLTDQSGTHLLSSVAPNLPAEYMALIDGVPVGPKVGSCGTAVHTRSCVFVDDILTHELWADYREVVKQFDMRSCWSVPFFSKDSRVLGTFGLYSKEVRHPTEHEHKLATEAARLASIAVERDLAEGRIRYLAHHDVLTGLPNRHEFERKLDEKVEDSKITGVPLAVVFVDVDNFKFVNDSFGHATGDQVLSIIAERIKSVDGGAHEAIRFGGDEFVLIIEGGSDLSGTLENVMVSLRDEITRTINIGDLSFHVTCSIGAACYPADAEDAAELLKNADTAMFEAKSSGRDGYKIYQQIRPVKSVNKLTIIEEMRNGIETGEFILDYQPQYDLASGRIVGAEALVRWQHPQLGRLMPGEFIALAEESGLIVPLGRWVLREACRQNRAWQDAGRNPITISVNVSARQFRDAALISDVCAALEDTGMAAEFLELELTESLLVQNREQAVELMDAFRRIGIKLAIDDFGTGYSSLAALKNFPLTRLKIDRSFVRDLHVDESDRSIARAIISLGRELGLNVVAEGVETPEQQAFLASCRCDTVQGYQFGYPMDADTFGELPGMSRKPLDVRY; encoded by the coding sequence TTGGCCTCAGAACTTGACCGGCTGAATGACCTCGCGCAGCTCCGCGCGGGTGACGAGCTTTGTCTCACCGGTGACTGGCTGCAAACACTCGTCGACGAGGTCTCTGACTACATTTTTGTCAAGGATCGCAATTCGAGGTTTGTCATGGCAAACCGGCAGGTCGCGATCGATATGGGTCTTGACGATTTCTCCGAGTTGCTCGGCAAGTCCGACCTGGAACTGCACCCACAGGAAGTCAGCGCTGGTTTTATCTCGGTCGAGGCGGAGGTCATGACGACGGGCGTGGCGAAGATCGACCTGGAGGAGTTCGTGATCTTGCCGAACGGCAAGAGAAAATGGTTTTCGTCATCCAAATTCCCGGTCACGAATGGCAACAACGAGATTGTCGGTCTCGTCGGGATCTGCCGCGATATCACCGAGCGCAAGAGAGCCGAAATGCTCCAGCAGGGCCATAACAGGGTCCTGCAGGAAATCGCCAGCGGGCTGCCGCTCCTTGATGTTCTGAATACGCTTGTTCTGACGATTGAAAGTCAGATGGATGGCGTAATGGGATCGGTCATGCTCACTGACCAAAGCGGCACCCATCTCCTGTCAAGCGTCGCGCCCAATCTGCCGGCAGAATACATGGCGCTGATCGATGGTGTTCCGGTCGGCCCGAAAGTAGGATCCTGCGGGACCGCCGTGCATACACGCTCATGCGTTTTCGTTGACGATATCCTTACCCACGAGCTCTGGGCGGATTACCGCGAAGTCGTCAAGCAGTTCGACATGCGCTCCTGCTGGTCTGTTCCGTTTTTCAGCAAGGACTCCAGAGTGCTGGGGACATTCGGGCTCTATTCAAAGGAGGTCCGTCACCCGACCGAGCATGAGCACAAGCTGGCCACCGAGGCAGCCCGCCTTGCATCAATCGCGGTAGAAAGGGACCTTGCAGAAGGCAGGATCCGCTATCTCGCCCACCATGATGTTCTGACCGGACTGCCCAACCGGCACGAGTTTGAACGGAAACTGGACGAGAAGGTCGAAGACAGCAAAATAACCGGTGTGCCGCTGGCCGTCGTCTTCGTCGATGTCGACAATTTCAAGTTCGTCAACGACAGTTTCGGCCACGCGACGGGCGACCAGGTGCTCAGCATTATCGCGGAGCGGATCAAGTCGGTGGACGGAGGTGCGCATGAGGCTATCCGCTTCGGCGGCGACGAGTTCGTTCTGATCATCGAAGGCGGCTCGGATCTGAGTGGCACGCTGGAGAATGTGATGGTCAGTCTCCGGGACGAAATCACCAGGACGATCAACATCGGCGATTTGTCCTTTCACGTGACGTGCAGCATCGGGGCGGCCTGCTATCCGGCGGATGCGGAAGACGCTGCGGAACTTTTGAAAAACGCCGACACGGCAATGTTCGAGGCCAAGTCGTCAGGCCGCGACGGGTACAAGATCTACCAGCAGATCAGGCCGGTGAAATCGGTCAACAAGCTGACGATCATCGAGGAAATGCGGAACGGCATCGAGACGGGTGAGTTCATTCTCGATTACCAGCCGCAATACGATCTCGCCAGCGGCCGGATTGTCGGCGCGGAAGCGCTGGTCAGATGGCAGCATCCCCAGCTGGGGCGGTTGATGCCGGGCGAATTCATCGCCTTGGCGGAAGAAAGCGGATTGATCGTTCCATTGGGACGCTGGGTGCTGCGGGAAGCCTGCCGGCAGAACAGGGCCTGGCAGGATGCCGGGCGCAATCCGATCACGATAAGCGTGAATGTTTCCGCCCGCCAATTCCGGGACGCAGCCCTGATTTCGGACGTGTGTGCGGCCCTGGAAGATACTGGCATGGCGGCTGAGTTCCTGGAACTTGAACTGACGGAAAGCCTGCTGGTGCAAAACAGGGAGCAGGCGGTCGAGCTTATGGATGCCTTCCGCCGCATCGGGATAAAGCTTGCCATTGACGATTTCGGTACCGGCTATTCAAGTCTTGCAGCCCTCAAGAATTTCCCGCTGACCCGATTGAAGATCGACCGGAGCTTTGTGCGCGATCTTCACGTTGATGAAAGCGACCGCAGCATTGCCCGGGCGATCATTTCGCTCGGACGGGAACTCGGGCTCAACGTGGTGGCCGAAGGCGTGGAGACGCCGGAACAACAGGCATTCCTTGCCAGTTGCCGCTGCGACACCGTGCAAGGCTATCAGTTCGGTTACCCGATGGACGCCGATACGTTCGGCGAACTGCCCGGCATGTCGCGAAAGCCGCTGGACGTGCGCTATTAA
- a CDS encoding cation diffusion facilitator family transporter translates to MKQTGQHNHSHDHGHDHTPEVTDENARAVARAGLLIAGFMFVELIGGWLAGSLALMADAVHMVTDAASLGLAWWAFQQARKPADARLTYGRDRLPVLIAFANAIFLLVVTIWICVEAAGRFLEPETVHSGPMFVIAVLGLLVNIGAFLMLRRGGGESLNIRSAMLHVLGDLLGSVAAIAAAIVIYFTNWYPIDPILSVFVALLIARSAISIIRQSAHILLEGAPQDIDRNALKADLMSEIPGLLDVYHVHLWLLAEGKVNATMHAAVDSEDQSDAVLENMRKRLKDVHGIGHVTIEMTTRQPAE, encoded by the coding sequence ATGAAACAGACCGGGCAGCACAATCACTCTCACGACCACGGCCATGACCACACGCCCGAGGTGACGGACGAGAATGCGCGCGCCGTCGCCCGGGCGGGACTGCTGATTGCCGGGTTCATGTTTGTCGAGCTGATCGGCGGATGGCTGGCAGGCTCCCTGGCGCTTATGGCGGATGCCGTTCACATGGTGACGGACGCCGCTTCCCTCGGTCTCGCGTGGTGGGCCTTTCAGCAGGCCAGGAAACCGGCTGATGCGCGCCTGACCTACGGCCGCGACCGGCTGCCTGTCCTGATCGCCTTTGCGAACGCCATCTTCCTGCTTGTCGTGACCATCTGGATCTGTGTCGAGGCGGCCGGCCGGTTTCTGGAGCCGGAAACCGTGCATTCCGGACCGATGTTCGTCATTGCGGTGCTGGGTCTGCTTGTCAATATCGGGGCCTTCCTGATGCTGCGGCGCGGCGGCGGCGAGTCGCTCAACATTCGATCCGCCATGCTGCATGTTCTGGGGGATCTTCTCGGCTCGGTGGCGGCAATCGCTGCGGCCATCGTCATCTATTTCACCAACTGGTATCCGATCGATCCCATCCTGTCGGTTTTCGTCGCGCTGCTGATTGCCCGCTCCGCAATCTCGATCATTCGCCAGTCGGCTCATATCCTGCTGGAAGGAGCTCCGCAGGACATCGACAGGAACGCACTGAAAGCAGACCTGATGTCCGAAATTCCGGGCCTTCTGGATGTCTATCACGTCCATCTCTGGTTACTCGCCGAGGGCAAGGTGAACGCCACCATGCATGCCGCTGTCGACAGCGAGGACCAGTCCGATGCCGTCCTGGAGAACATGCGCAAGCGGCTCAAGGACGTGCATGGCATCGGCCACGTGACCATTGAAATGACGACCCGGCAGCCCGCGGAGTGA
- the guaD gene encoding guanine deaminase, whose protein sequence is MADQRTKILRGRLLTFHYAPLGPDDTASYSYEEDGALLIEGGTIAARGPFSGIEKSAPDDVEVIDHRPHLILPGFIDTHIHFPQAEVIASWADQLLDWLNDYTFPAEMKFADKAHGKRIARAFYDALLSHGTTTASAYCSSHPNSVDAYFEEAEARGMLMLGGKTMMDRNAPAGLCDTAQSSYDDSKALLEKWHGRGRAHYVITPRFAITSSPGQLEAAGTLLKAYPHCHLQTHINENHNEIAFTRELFPEAADYLGVYEGFGLLGAKTLLGHCIHMNARELSVMQETGSVAVFCPTSNLFLGSGLYDKKGLEAAGIRTAIATDVGGGTNYSMLRTLDEGYKILQLQRQRMHPLISFYWITLGNAKALSLADRIGTLEPGTDADLIVLDARATPPMALRMETVESLSEELFVLQTLGDDRAVVEAYAAGEKRKPAPG, encoded by the coding sequence GTGGCAGATCAGAGAACGAAAATCCTGCGCGGCAGGCTGCTCACATTCCACTATGCCCCTCTAGGACCGGACGACACCGCCAGCTATTCCTACGAAGAAGACGGTGCGCTGCTGATTGAGGGCGGAACAATCGCAGCCAGGGGGCCGTTCTCCGGAATCGAGAAATCCGCACCGGACGACGTGGAAGTCATCGATCACCGGCCGCATCTGATCCTGCCTGGCTTTATCGACACGCATATCCATTTTCCGCAGGCGGAGGTGATCGCGTCCTGGGCCGATCAGCTTCTCGACTGGCTGAACGACTACACGTTTCCTGCGGAAATGAAGTTTGCCGACAAGGCGCACGGAAAACGCATTGCACGGGCTTTCTACGACGCCCTGCTCTCCCATGGCACGACGACTGCGTCCGCCTACTGTTCGAGCCATCCCAATTCGGTCGACGCCTATTTCGAAGAAGCGGAAGCGCGCGGCATGCTGATGCTTGGCGGCAAGACCATGATGGACCGCAACGCGCCCGCAGGTCTGTGCGACACCGCGCAAAGCTCTTACGATGACAGCAAGGCGCTTCTGGAAAAGTGGCATGGCCGAGGGCGGGCGCATTACGTCATCACGCCGCGCTTTGCCATTACATCATCGCCGGGACAGCTCGAGGCGGCAGGAACCCTATTGAAGGCGTATCCGCACTGCCATCTGCAGACCCATATCAACGAGAACCACAACGAGATCGCCTTTACCAGGGAACTCTTTCCGGAGGCGGCGGACTATCTCGGGGTCTATGAAGGCTTTGGCCTGCTCGGGGCCAAAACGCTGCTCGGCCACTGCATCCACATGAACGCACGCGAGCTCTCCGTCATGCAGGAGACCGGTTCCGTCGCCGTCTTCTGCCCGACATCCAACCTGTTCCTCGGCAGCGGTCTCTATGACAAGAAGGGTCTGGAGGCCGCCGGCATCAGGACGGCGATCGCAACGGATGTGGGCGGCGGCACCAACTATTCGATGCTGCGCACGCTGGACGAGGGCTACAAGATCCTGCAACTCCAGCGCCAGCGCATGCATCCGCTCATCAGTTTCTACTGGATCACGCTCGGCAATGCCAAAGCGCTCTCCCTGGCGGACAGGATCGGCACCCTTGAACCCGGCACCGATGCCGATCTGATCGTGCTGGACGCCCGGGCAACCCCGCCGATGGCGCTGCGCATGGAAACGGTCGAGTCGCTTTCCGAAGAGCTTTTTGTCCTTCAGACGCTCGGCGACGATCGGGCCGTCGTCGAGGCCTATGCCGCTGGGGAAAAGCGGAAGCCCGCTCCAGGATAA
- a CDS encoding helix-turn-helix domain-containing protein, with protein sequence MKFLDISEISKQTGIAASAIRYYEEKGLITSIGRRGLKRLFGPEVLDQLALITLGRSAGFSLDEIGSMFGPDGRPALSRPMLHGKAGDLDRQIERLSALRDMIRHVAECPAPSHMECPKFQQLIRLSGKRKRDRSRRPVPGVA encoded by the coding sequence ATGAAATTTCTGGATATTTCCGAAATCTCGAAGCAAACCGGCATTGCGGCATCAGCCATCCGGTACTACGAGGAAAAAGGGCTGATCACGTCGATCGGGCGCAGGGGCCTGAAGCGTCTTTTCGGCCCGGAGGTTCTGGATCAATTGGCGCTCATAACGCTTGGAAGATCCGCCGGATTTTCACTGGACGAGATTGGAAGCATGTTCGGACCGGACGGGCGCCCTGCCCTTTCCCGCCCGATGCTGCACGGCAAGGCGGGTGATCTGGACCGGCAGATCGAGCGCCTGTCAGCCCTGCGCGACATGATCCGCCACGTCGCGGAATGCCCTGCACCTTCTCACATGGAATGTCCAAAGTTTCAGCAGTTGATCCGACTGAGCGGCAAGAGGAAACGCGACCGCTCACGGCGACCAGTACCAGGCGTCGCATGA
- the rplM gene encoding 50S ribosomal protein L13, with the protein MKTFSAKPAEVEKKWILIDAEGMVVGRLAAFIASHLRGKHLPTFTPHVDTGDNIIVINADKVVLTGRKYDNKKYYWHTGHPGGIKERTARAILEGRFPERVLEKAVQRMMPGGPLSNKQLKNLKVYAGPNHPHEAQSPVTVDVKGLNPKNDGKRA; encoded by the coding sequence ATGAAGACCTTCTCTGCCAAGCCGGCTGAGGTCGAGAAAAAGTGGATCTTGATCGACGCAGAAGGCATGGTCGTCGGCCGCTTGGCCGCTTTCATCGCCAGTCACCTGCGCGGCAAGCATCTGCCGACCTTTACGCCTCACGTTGATACCGGTGACAACATCATCGTCATCAATGCTGACAAGGTTGTGCTCACCGGCCGCAAATACGACAACAAGAAGTACTACTGGCACACCGGCCACCCGGGCGGCATCAAGGAGCGCACCGCGCGTGCGATCCTGGAAGGCCGTTTCCCGGAACGTGTCCTGGAAAAAGCCGTGCAACGCATGATGCCGGGCGGCCCGCTGTCCAACAAGCAGCTGAAGAACCTCAAGGTTTACGCTGGTCCGAACCATCCGCATGAAGCTCAGTCGCCGGTCACCGTCGACGTGAAGGGCCTCAATCCCAAGAATGACGGCAAGAGGGCTTAA
- the speB gene encoding agmatinase, translating into MSADLPRPTDNAFLGKSIKGGSHEPTYGGALSFMRRRYSRDLNGIDMAIWGIPFDASVSNRPGARFGPQGVRRASAIFDGDPQYPFHRDPFEVLACVDYGDCVFDYGRNSDVPGLIEGQAAEILASDVHLFSIGGDHFVTYALLRAHVAKHGPVALVQFDAHQDTWHDQGDRIDHGTFTGRAVREGLIDPERSIQIGIRTHAPETCGLDIIYGQEMDELGIKGVIDRVVRRVGEGPAYMTFDIDCLDPAFAPGTGTPVAGGLSSREALSILRGLGGIDFVGGDVVEVAPAYDHADVTSIAGASVAMTYIGLLAEKRAAVSLRDQVALTGPTV; encoded by the coding sequence ATGTCAGCAGATCTGCCGCGCCCGACCGACAACGCCTTTCTGGGAAAATCCATAAAAGGTGGCTCACATGAACCGACATACGGCGGAGCCCTGTCCTTCATGCGCCGGCGCTACAGCCGCGACCTCAACGGGATCGATATGGCGATCTGGGGCATTCCCTTCGATGCCTCCGTCTCCAACCGTCCGGGCGCCCGGTTCGGCCCGCAAGGTGTCCGGCGGGCCTCCGCGATCTTTGACGGCGACCCGCAATACCCGTTCCACAGGGATCCGTTCGAGGTGCTCGCCTGTGTGGACTACGGCGACTGCGTCTTCGACTACGGCCGTAATTCGGACGTTCCGGGCCTCATCGAGGGCCAGGCGGCCGAAATCCTGGCCAGCGACGTGCACCTTTTTTCCATAGGCGGCGACCATTTCGTCACCTATGCGCTGCTGAGAGCTCATGTGGCAAAACACGGACCGGTGGCCCTGGTTCAATTCGACGCCCATCAGGACACCTGGCACGATCAGGGAGACCGGATCGACCACGGCACCTTCACCGGCCGCGCGGTTCGGGAAGGGTTGATCGACCCGGAAAGATCCATCCAGATCGGCATTCGCACACATGCCCCGGAAACCTGCGGCCTCGACATCATCTACGGCCAAGAAATGGATGAACTGGGCATCAAGGGCGTCATCGACAGGGTCGTGAGGCGGGTCGGCGAGGGGCCGGCCTATATGACCTTCGACATCGACTGCCTGGACCCCGCATTCGCACCCGGCACGGGGACACCGGTGGCCGGCGGGCTGTCGTCCCGGGAAGCGCTTTCCATTCTGCGCGGACTGGGCGGGATCGACTTTGTCGGTGGCGACGTGGTCGAAGTGGCCCCGGCTTATGACCACGCCGACGTCACGTCGATTGCCGGAGCAAGCGTCGCCATGACCTATATCGGTCTGCTGGCCGAAAAACGGGCGGCGGTGAGCCTGCGGGATCAGGTCGCGCTGACGGGTCCTACGGTGTAG
- a CDS encoding MFS transporter, with protein sequence MSATKSNRQRPLWLDVAAIGLLMTATLKIMANATISPALPALEASFSGDPGAATLTRFLVSAPSLSVVLIAPFAGMAADRIGRGPMLLAGVLLFVLSGTAGAYLPDLYSILISRLLLGVAVAMTMTAQVALVGDMFAGARRSAFMGWQTAAINFSGFLFIGLAGYLAGVSPRLPFLIYAFPVLLLPMLVLILQGERRAAAALPQADLQDAPLSARHWVKPAALVGGLTMVTVMLFFLMPSQLPFYLDQNGFDSASATAIGLGALTLTAGFVAMTFRRFSERLGLAATFALGFLLMCGGFAALAFEASWGFILIGAALVGAGYALVQPAFLLLALQIAPADRRGSVSGIVATSMFLGQVVSPLVLTPLIQAFGFAAVYLGTALALLFLAAASIAPALVRQYRQGEAG encoded by the coding sequence GTGTCCGCCACCAAATCAAATCGGCAGCGTCCGCTCTGGCTGGACGTGGCCGCCATCGGGCTGCTGATGACCGCAACGCTTAAAATCATGGCAAACGCCACCATCAGCCCGGCGCTTCCAGCCCTGGAGGCAAGCTTTTCGGGAGACCCCGGGGCCGCCACGCTGACGCGGTTCCTGGTTTCCGCGCCATCGCTGTCGGTCGTCCTGATCGCCCCATTTGCCGGCATGGCCGCCGATCGCATCGGGCGAGGGCCGATGCTGTTGGCGGGCGTGCTGCTGTTTGTGCTGTCCGGAACCGCCGGGGCATATCTGCCGGATCTCTATTCGATCCTGATCAGCCGCTTGCTGCTTGGCGTTGCCGTCGCCATGACCATGACGGCCCAGGTGGCTCTGGTGGGAGACATGTTTGCAGGGGCCCGGCGCAGTGCCTTCATGGGCTGGCAGACCGCGGCGATCAATTTCAGCGGCTTTCTCTTCATCGGACTGGCCGGATACCTGGCGGGCGTCTCGCCGCGATTGCCGTTCCTGATCTACGCCTTTCCGGTGCTTCTGCTGCCGATGCTCGTTCTGATCCTGCAAGGCGAGCGGCGCGCCGCGGCCGCACTGCCACAAGCAGATTTGCAGGACGCTCCGCTCTCGGCGCGCCACTGGGTGAAGCCTGCGGCCCTCGTTGGGGGCCTGACCATGGTCACCGTCATGCTGTTCTTTCTCATGCCCAGCCAATTGCCGTTCTACCTGGATCAAAACGGCTTCGACAGCGCTTCCGCCACCGCCATCGGGTTGGGCGCGCTGACGCTGACAGCCGGCTTCGTCGCGATGACGTTCCGGCGGTTCAGCGAGCGCCTTGGCCTGGCAGCAACCTTCGCCCTGGGGTTCCTGCTGATGTGCGGCGGTTTCGCGGCTTTGGCGTTTGAGGCAAGCTGGGGCTTCATCCTGATAGGCGCGGCGCTGGTCGGCGCCGGCTATGCACTGGTTCAGCCCGCGTTTCTGCTGCTTGCTCTGCAGATCGCACCCGCGGACCGCCGCGGCAGTGTTTCGGGGATCGTGGCGACGTCCATGTTCCTGGGGCAGGTGGTATCACCGCTTGTGCTGACACCCCTCATCCAGGCATTCGGCTTTGCCGCCGTCTACCTGGGAACGGCCCTGGCGCTGCTTTTCCTCGCGGCAGCTTCGATCGCGCCTGCTCTGGTGCGCCAGTACAGGCAGGGCGAAGCGGGGTAA